Sequence from the Entelurus aequoreus isolate RoL-2023_Sb linkage group LG28, RoL_Eaeq_v1.1, whole genome shotgun sequence genome:
ctcacttagGTCCGCacggagaaattcaggagaatggttgtcccgggagattttcgggagagacactgaaattcgggagtctcccagaaaattcgggagggttggcaagtatggcttatcCGGAATCgtgtcgcggggacaacagctcgagcagagacccccagacttccctctccagagcaacattagcaacttcctcctggggaatcccaaagcgttcccaggccagagaggagatgtaatccccccatctggtccttagcctgccgcggggtctcctcccagtgggacgtgcaacgaggacctccatagggagacgctcgtgaggcatccgcacgagatgccggaACCACCTAAGTTggttcctttccaagcgaaggagcagcggctctactccgagtctctctcgggtgactgaacttttcaccctatctctaagggagatgccagccacccttctgaggaaactcatttcggccgcttgtattcGCGATCTtcttctttcggtcatgacccacacttcatgaccataggtgagagtaggaatgtagatagctcggtagaccgagagctttgccttctggctcagctctcgtttcgtcacaacagtgcggcagagagactgcaatactgccccagctgctccgattcgccagttgatttccttctccatctttccctcactcgtgaacaagaccccgagatacttaaactcttcCACTGGGGcagagtctcgtcccctacctGGACAGTACAAACCattggtttcctgctgagaaccatggcctcagatttggagatgctgatcctctgATTTCTgagatttagttttttttaaaagggacAGTACATTTGAATGAAAGTGTGACACGTAAATATGTGAGATTATAGCCATTGGTTGATTTCCATCTCCAAGTtgatgttaaaataaagacaaacactTTCGAAACAAATACACAGATTCACAACATTACAAATTTTTAAATTCCAAGATTTTATTGCAAAAGATGCTGCtgtattgatttattgattgattgaaacttttattagtagatagcacagtacagtacatactccgtacaattgaccactaaatggcaacacccgaataagtttttcaacttctttaaatcggggtccacgttaatcaattcatggtaagacaCTCACTGTCACAATTTACCTTTTGCATTTCATGAATAcataaaacaaatgataaaataCATAATTTGTAGTATACACTTTCATTTATACCAGTAGTACTTTCAATTatacagttttgttttttaagcAACCAATCAAACCAGGCCTTTGCAACAGGttgtttaaaaatgttgaaaagGTAAATCCAAACAgttaatctaaatgttaaatgtaagtcTTGAATTTTATTATAAAGGTTAAATccaaaagtgaaatctaagtgtTAAATAGAAATgttaaatatacaaataaatgttCAAACCAAACAATAAGTCTGTTTACATTCTGGTTATTCtagttccaattctgaaacgcaaatcaaaacataaaattacggccgtttttcgatttttattatacatggcagattttaaaacaaaccaaAATTCAAATATTCACATAAAAcgggattttgtgctgttttctttCTATATATTTGAGTTTTTCAAGATAAACAGaaaaatcgtttaaaaaaaaaagttcattcacaatgcaaaaatgtgtggttGCAAAAAATGTGATGACAAAATGAACCGGAAGcggtattttagcttttcctttgcgtttagcatgtttttagcaacatttttgttcagcaggagtcctattatcattttaaaaaagtgtcaataaatagttgtccaactcttgtttcagaaatgaaaatagaaaaaatggcccgaaatgtgttttttgatttgcatttaagaattggaaatagaatgaacggaagtaACGGAAGACCACAATAAATATTagtgtttaatataaatataaacttaaataaatgttaaacgcaaatgtaaatctaaatgttaaatctcgaGGTGAAATCTATAAATGAAATGTAAGTGTTAAATCTACATCTAAATGTTATTACATTGAAatgttaaagccccacttaaaacTTTCAGTTTtgcttgattttggcggcgccactggaccaaagcggtagtgttttggctgaaggaagaccacattttcCAAGGGGGCAAGCGCATAGCTTCGTAAATCATCATAAACGTACATACAAACTGACACGATAATACCACAATGACTCAGTATGACTgatcagtttgagaatcactggtctaaaTCTATTTATTAACCTTTAAAAAAGGCCAACaattgattaaaataaataacatgagTAAATGTTTAATACATACGTGTGTCCACATGAGTTCCTTGTCCGAACAGGATCTGTCCACACGTGGCTACGGCACAGTAGTATGTTCCGGTGTCAGAGGAGTTGAGTACGGTCAGAGAGAGATGGTAGACGCAGCTTCTTGGGTCTTGTTCATCATCACTGTCGGAGTAAATGATGTGTGGATCAGACTCTCCCGATCCTGACTTCAACCAGTAGACGCTGCTTTGGTTCGGACATTGGCGGAAATTTTCTTTGCTCTCAGCGAGGACGGAACACTGGATGGTCACAGACTCGCCTCCTTTGACCGACTTGCTTTGCGGAATTTGTCTCACCTGGAAGGACTTGCGTCTGGGGTCTGTGAGAGTCACAAAGAGGCATTAACATGTTTGATTCAGAAGCCCTTTTATCGATAAACAgtccacatacagttgtggtcaaaagtttacatacacttgtaaagaacataatgtcatggctgtcttgagtttccaatcaattctacaacacttattttttgtgatagagtgattggagccatacttgccaacccccccgaatttttttcccttggcctcagtctggacaccCTCTCCAGCGGCCCAggcttacactgaatttttttttcttctcaaaatgaGCCAAAAAAGAGTGGCagctacatgtaaacaaactacggtgtgtTGAAGGGCCGcacaaattagtaggacaaaacgttgctcgccaaatcctctcatcagtgaagcatgtttaatataaacagtgggatttctgacaattaggaaggtgtgtgtcattTTTGCTCTctaacaaaaacaatattaaaacaaaaattatattttttccaccatcttttccattttcacacattttttaaaaagctccagggagccacgagggcggcgctaaagagcaaaTTTAGTTTATGAACCCTTAAATATCTATTAGAGGCCGCAGTATTGTATAAAGCGCAGGGTTCAAATCGTGAAAACAAAATAGCAGCCTATAACCTGAAAATATAGTAAATTTTGGATTATCTTCATCAACAGGTCTTGCATCTCTCAGCACACTGCGCCAAGTCTTACAGAAAGTCAATACAACTCTTAAGATAATACTTTGGTAAATCAGAGCAGGAGGATTTAGTTTTGAAGACGCACGTCAGCGTACGTGCTGAATTCCTCTGCTGCCCTCCTATTTGTCTGCCTCGCTCTGCCAGTTTTCTTGGTAACAATGGTCGGCACGGAATAAACCAAAGAGTCCTCGTCTCTCTAAAGAAACAAATCATGTAAGACATGGCAAGAACAAGAAAACGAAACAAAGACGCAGGACTTTTCTACAAACTTGTTCTTACCTGCTGGACGCGACTGAATGTTTCATCGAGTGTTTGTGGACCagctaaaaaaaattgaaattaaatCATAGAAAATAGCAACCTAATGAtgtgtttttttcttacttttgcagcaaaaacagtttttggtcctGATCTTGTTGATGAGGAAGGCTGACATGATGAAACTTAAGGCCAAAGCAGCACTCAAGACGATTATAACATACTTGTATGAATCAGAGCTGCTGGAATCTGGATAGTTATGATAAAAAACACTTATGAAAAAACacttttgtcgaatctatcaatAAAGATCTTTACCTTTAGTGTTGACTCTTATTGGATTTCCCATGAAAATCCTCCCACATGTGACCACAGCACACAAGTAAGTTCCAGCATCAGAGGAGTTGACGTTCTTTGACAAAGTGTGGACACATTTCTGTGTGGACTTATCTTTGATCTTCTTGCATTCCTCATGAGCGTAAACAAAGCTGGGATGGACACTTTCTGGTCCAGTTCTGAACCAGGACACTTTGGGTCCATCCTGACAGATGTCATTCCCAGAGTGGGAGAGGACTGAGCACTGCAACTTCACAGGCGGTCCTGGTTGGACTTCAGAGACAACAGACACGGAGGGTTCTGGTTCTGGGAAGAGTGCAAGACAAATTGAAGTCTTTCAGCACTCTGTGACTTTGATTCCACAGATCGACATTCACTTCTGTTGaaatcttgaaggtaaaaaatactGTGATGTGTTAATGCAGAGGTTACATTTCTTGTAGTGCGTGTAAAAACATGTTCATCACAATAAAATATTTGTTCATTTGAAGGCTGAATTATTGGAAGAGTAGTCAAGTTAACATTGTTATCTATAAACAAATGTTATGTAACAtttacaatatgtacaatatttaattTAAACTGTTTTCTAGTTATTTGTTGTCATATTTACCTGTGACCTGAAGGAATGTTCCTTTCAAAAACGAGAATTGACCAAAGTTCACTTTTAAACAATAGTAGATCGCCGTATCACTTTTCTCTACTTGACTAATTTGCAGAACAAATGTTCCTTGTTCTTTTTTGGCTGTGATGCGATGTCCAGTATTCGATGTTCCACATTCAACAGAGCCTGAATCGTAAGATGCCGTTGTAGCTAAAATTTCAGGATAGGATCCAGAAACAAGTCGGATCCAAATTAAGTGTTGAACATTCTCAGTTGTCCCGTGGAGACATGTCAGAGAGACTTTTTGTCCAGGTCCAACAGTCTGAGTGGTTAAGTTGTAGGCACCTGTACATGctgaagagaaaaagaagacatattaataagagtcatgtacagtatgaacatgtctccattggaactgagcatggacttacctccactttggagcaggagcagcagatgaagcacgaTCCACATTTTCTCCTCTCGTTGGACCAAGTGAACATCAGACCATCTAGACAGCATCTTAACGTTATTAACATGAATCACATCATACCAAATGGGAGGGAACTATTTTGCTGCCATCTCATTGGTCGTCATGTGCCGCCTCTACCTCAGTGGAAATATATCCAACCAAACTTTCCAGTCCCTTTGTATCATTTtctcacagttttttttttcttgtaacttCTTTTGTTGACTGTGCAGTATTTCTGTGGcaaagtcaactttttttttgtgtctcTGCAGATTTGTACAAATCAAGCAACTATGTAGCACATGTGCTGGATTTTGCTAAGACAAGacttaatgtattccattttcaCTGGCCACAATCAGTAACCAGGAATCTTTTTTCAGAATCATTTTAAAGGCTGGACCTTCCTTTGGAATGGGTTgtgtaaaataattaaataaaataaaaaataacaataaagccTTATATTTGTCTTGTGAGGGTCACTATCATGTCAAGTGACATGAGAGGCAACAGCTGTCCATTTTTGAGTCACAGGTGTCACTTGAGGCCAAAATGTTTGAACTACCCTGTTAGGAAAACAATAATTCCACCCTGAATTCACAAATGACATCACACAGGACAACAATTCAAACTCtgatctacactatattgccaaaagtatttggccacccatccaaatgatcagaatcaggtgtcctaatcacttggcccggccacaggtgtataaaatcaagcacttaggcatggagactgtttctacaaacatttgtgaaagaatgggccgctctcagtgatttccagcatggaactgtcataggatgccacctgtgcaacaaatccagtcgtgaaatgtcctcgctcctaaatattccaaagtcaactgtcggctttattataagaacatggaagcgtttgggaacaacagcaactcagccaccaagtggtaggccaggtaaactgacagatgctgaagcgcatagtgcaaagaggtcgccgactttctgcacagtcagttgctacagagctccaaacttcatgtgttcttccaattagcccacgtacagtacgcagagagcttcatggaatgggtttctatggccgagcagctgcatctaagccatacatcaccaagtccaatgcaaagcgtgggatgcagtggtgtaaagcacgtcgccactggactctagagcagtggagacgccttctctggagtgatgaatcacgcttttccatctggcaatctgatggaccagtctgggtttggaggttgccaggagaacgctacatttcagactgcattgtgccgagtgtgaaatttggtagaggaggaattatggtgtggggttgtttttcaggagttgagcttggtcccttagttccagtgaaaggaactttgaatgctccaggataccaacacaTTTTGGAAAATTCCATGCTCCTAACCTTGtgagaacagtttggagcgggccccttcctcttccaacatgactgtgcaccagtgcacaaagcaaggttcataaagacatggatgacagagtctggtgtggatgaacttgactggcctgcacagagtcctgacctgaacccgatagaacacctttgggatgaattagaacggaatctgagagccaggccttctccaccaacatcagtgtgtgacctcaccaatgcacttttagaagaatggtcgaaaattctgaTTAAGACACTTCTACATTATTTGGAGGCGAAGAGGAATAAGCCAAACTAGCACAAAGTACAGATATAGAAGCTAACATAGGTCAATATTTTTAAGTATGTGATACAatagaaacgtaattttttaacCTGTGTCCAAATCACTCCAACTTGTTCCATTCCAACTTGTTCCAAGTAGGTgtgaaaatgggaaaaaaaaataaattgacaaatcagactaatttagtgcatagaaacgttttg
This genomic interval carries:
- the LOC133644846 gene encoding uncharacterized protein LOC133644846 isoform X2, whose translation is MWIVLHLLLLLQSGACTGAYNLTTQTVGPGQKVSLTCLHGTTENVQHLIWIRLVSGSYPEILATTASYDSGSVECGTSNTGHRITAKKEQGTFVLQISQVEKSDTAIYYCLKVNFGQFSFLKGTFLQVTEPEPSVSVVSEVQPGPPVKLQCSVLSHSGNDICQDGPKVSWFRTGPESVHPSFVYAHEECKKIKDKSTQKCVHTLSKNVNSSDAGTYLCAVVTCGRIFMGNPIRVNTKDPRRKSFQVRQIPQSKSVKGGESVTIQCSVLAESKENFRQCPNQSSVYWLKSGSGESDPHIIYSDSDDEQDPRSCVYHLSLTVLNSSDTGTYYCAVATCGQILFGQGTHVDTQQDVKAAAVLLSALLASFAVVVTVLVA
- the LOC133644846 gene encoding uncharacterized protein LOC133644846 isoform X1, with amino-acid sequence MWIVLHLLLLLQSGACTGAYNLTTQTVGPGQKVSLTCLHGTTENVQHLIWIRLVSGSYPEILATTASYDSGSVECGTSNTGHRITAKKEQGTFVLQISQVEKSDTAIYYCLKVNFGQFSFLKGTFLQVTEPEPSVSVVSEVQPGPPVKLQCSVLSHSGNDICQDGPKVSWFRTGPESVHPSFVYAHEECKKIKDKSTQKCVHTLSKNVNSSDAGTYLCAVVTCGRIFMGNPIRVNTKDSSSSDSYKYVIIVLSAALALSFIMSAFLINKIRTKNCFCCKNPRRKSFQVRQIPQSKSVKGGESVTIQCSVLAESKENFRQCPNQSSVYWLKSGSGESDPHIIYSDSDDEQDPRSCVYHLSLTVLNSSDTGTYYCAVATCGQILFGQGTHVDTQQDVKAAAVLLSALLASFAVVVTVLVA
- the LOC133644846 gene encoding uncharacterized protein LOC133644846 isoform X3; this translates as MWIVLHLLLLLQSGACTGAYNLTTQTVGPGQKVSLTCLHGTTENVQHLIWIRLVSGSYPEILATTASYDSGSVECGTSNTGHRITAKKEQGTFVLQISQVEKSDTAIYYCLKVNFGQFSFLKGTFLQVTEPEPSVSVVSEVQPGPPVKLQCSVLSHSGNDICQDGPKVSWFRTGPESVHPSFVYAHEECKKIKDKSTQKCVHTLSKNVNSSDAGTYLCAVVTCGRIFMGNPIRVNTKDSSSSDSYKYVIIVLSAALALSFIMSAFLINKIRTKNCFCCKTGPQTLDETFSRVQQRDEDSLVYSVPTIVTKKTGRARQTNRRAAEEFSTYADTPDASPSR